The genomic window CACATTAACCGCCAACATCGGAATTCCCTCCGGAGCCAGTTGTCGAGCCGCTGCTAGGGCCGTCCCATCCCCCCCAAACACCACAGCCAAATCAATTGGACTGGTCGAGGAAGCCAAAAAAACGGGATAGGGATTATCCTTAGACCCACTGGGTCCTACTAAAACATGACACCCGCGATTTTCCAACTCCCGAGCGCATCGATCGGCCCACCGTCGAGATAGGTCATCTCCGGCTTTATGAGCAATAATTGCATTTTTTAGCTGCACTTGAGACTAACCCCCTAACCGTTTTATTTTTTTCTGGGCATTCATTAGTTTATCCAGTCAGCCCATGAGCTATTGTACGAATTCCTACGGTTTATCACCCTGGAGCGATCGATTTATCCTCCATTCAGGTGATCTCTTCCTGACTCTGGTTGTCGGAACCCCTCACCTCTAAATCTCCTCAAAATATCCTCCTTGAGGATGCTGATTGCACCATTCCACCGAAACTGAATGGCAGTCCCAAACAGCCTCACCCAAAAATTAGAAACCGGGTCTCTTTTAAAAAACCCGGTTTAATAGAGTCATAGCCTCGCGAAGCAGACTCTTCTTACCATTTCAGGAGATTGAACTGTTCCATATCCACCGTATCCCGGTTCCGATAGATCGCCAGGACGATCGCCAAACCCACTGCCGCTTCCGCCGCCGCCACAGTAATCACAAACACCCCAAAAACCTGACCCTTAATTGTAGCGGAGTCCAGGAAATTAGAAAAGGCGATTAAATTCAAATTCACGGCATTTAACAAGAGCTCAATCGACATCAACACCCGGACAGCGTTGCGACTGGTAATCAAGCCATAAATGCCAATGCAGAACAAGGCGGCTGCCAAAACTAAAAAGTATTCGAGTTGCAGTTCCATTAATCCTCATCAGTATCTTACTAGCGTTTGAATGATTAAGGGGCGATGAAATTCACCCCTTAAAACGGTAAAAGTTCAAAACCTTGGATGTCCTTTTACCCCGTTCATTCTTGGGTTTCCACCCGATTTCCCCGGAGAGCCGGGACAGGTGTGCGGGGACGTTCCGGCAGTTTCAAATCCAGTTCCGCTGAATCGATTTGAGCTTTTCGCTCTGGCGGAATCAACTCCCGACGGGCCAAAATAATTGCGCCGACCATTGCCATCAACAACAGTACAGAAGCTAATTCAAACGGCAGTAAAAAATCGCTGAATAAATGTTCTCCAATCTGCACAACGGTATTTTCTGCCGTTGCCGCAGTCGGTGTCACGGCCCAAGGAGTTGAGAGGACCATCGTGCTTAACAACGCGAATAATCCCAAAGCGACGAGGGCTGTTGCTCCCCGCCGGATCCAGTAATTGGGAAGGTTTGTAAAATCCTCCTGTTTGTTGACCAGCATGATGGCAAACAAAATCAGCACATTAACGGCACCGACATAAATCAAAATCTGGGCCGCTGCTACAAAATCAGCATTGAGCAACAGATACAAACCGGCCATGCTGATAAACACACCGCCTAATAGAAAGGCCGAATAAACGACCTGAGACAGGAGGACGACACCCAAGGCTGCTCCTATCATCATCACGGCCAGCAGGCCAAACGAAACTATCTGAACGCCTTCCGCTAAATTCACTGTATTTGTCCTTTGTTCTTTGTCCTTTGTGCTTTGTCGGGGGTCATTTGTCTGGGGTCATTGGTTTGGACCATTCTTCATTTTAAGTGAAACTATCCCCTAGGATTCTTTGACAAATTTCCCCTATTTTTCTGTTTTTTCTGTGGATTGTTCTTGTTCCATTTGTTCCCGAATTTCTTCGGGACGTAGACCCGCACGACGAGAGTTTGGGGGCAAATCATGGGGAGAGATCACGCCTTTGGGTAGATAGGCGAGTTCTCTGAGGGGGGTCACCATTGGATCGTCAGTGACCTTGTACGGTAAGCGTCCCATTGCCACGTTATCAAAATTCAATTCGTGGCGATCGTAAGTGGAAAGTTCGTATTCTTCCGTCGCGGAGAGACAATTGGTCGGACAGTATTCTACACAGTTGGCGCAGAAAATACAAACGCCGAAGTCAATACTGTAGTGTTTGAGCTGTTTCTTTTTGGTTTCTTTGTTGAATTCCCAATCCACCACGGGCAGGTTAATCGGACAAACACGGACGCACACTTCGCAGGAAATGCACTTATCAAATTCAAAGTGAATCCGACCCCGATAGCGTTCGGAAGGAATTAGTTTTTCGTAGGGATATTGCACGGTCACCGGACGGCGGCGCATATGGTCAAAGGTCACGGAGAGTCCTTGACCGATATATTTGGCCGCTTGAACGGTTTCTTTGGCGTAGTTGCTAACTTGGTTAAGGAATTTGAGCATAGTGTTCTCGGCGATGACTGCTAGGTGATAGGGAGTGGTGACCTGAAGTCAAGATGAAGTTAAGCGATCGCTCAATCACTGGGCAGTTTTTGAACGAAAGAAAAGCCCGCTTACCCACCAAAGGCAACGGGAAAGGCCAACTTTAAGGCGGCAGTTAAGAGCAGATTGACCAGAGAAACGGGCAGGAGGAATTTCCACCCTAAATCGAGGAGTTGGTCAATGCGAACGCGGGGTAAGGTCCAGCGCATCAGAATGGCGAGGAAAACAAAGAAGTAAGCCTTGAGCAGGGTCATGGTGATGCCGAGGGTTCCGGTAATCACTTGCAGCCAAGGGGTGGTTTCGCTGACACCCAGCCACTGTCCTAGGAGTTCTACGGGGATCGGAGATTCCCAGCCACCCAGATAGAGCACGGCGATTAGGAGTGCCGAGAGGACGAGGTTGACGTAGGAACCCAAGTAGAACAGGGCGAATTTCATGCCAGAATATTCGGTTTGATATCCGGCGACGATTTCTTCTTCTGCTTCAGGGAGGTCAAAGGGTAAGCGTTCGCATTCCGCGAGGGCCGCAATCCAGAAGATGATAAAGCCTAGGGGTTGCCGCCAGATGTTCCAACCGAAAATGCCATAGCTGGATTGCTGTTCCACAATGTCGAGGGTGCTCAGGCTGTTGGACATCATCACGACTGCCAGCACACTGAGGGCCAGGGGAATTTCATAACTGATGGACTGGGCGGCAGCGCGCAAGCCACCGATCAGAGAGTATTTGTTATTGGAGGCATAACCTGCCATCAGTAAGCCGATCGGCTGAATGCTAGAAAGGGAAATCCATAAAAAGATGGCCACCCCGACATCGCTAATGATGAGATTTTGTCCAAAGGGGACGATCAGGAAGGAGGCGAACACGGGGACTACCACCAGGACGGGCCCGAGGGTAAAGAGGATGGGGTCAGCTTTCGCTGGGAGGATATCCTCTTTGAACAAGAGTTTGAGACCATCGGCGGCAGGGGCTAAGATTCCCAAGGGGCCGATGTATTCTGGGCCGATGCGCTGTTGGACCGCAGCAGAAATTTTTCGCTCTAGCCAGACGGTTACAAGCACGCCAATTGTGGCAACAACTAGCATGAGCACCATAGGAATTGGCATCCAGATGGCTTTTGCTGCTCCCGCCGGAAGGCCCAAATCTGCGAGCGCTTTTATAAAACTTCCTTGTAGGTCTATACCTGGGTTCATGCTTCCTATTGAGAGTGTGAAGATTTCTTACGACTCGGTTAAATGCAATAACAGTATAACGCTCGATGGACGCCAGAACTCTGGGAGAGGCTTGAGTTTCAGTGTTTAGGGAGCATCTCCATTTTTTGAAGAGACCTAACTCCCCAGCCCCCTTACCACCTCTGATCAGGCCCTCTCCTACAAGGAGAGGGAGGTATAAGGAATGAATGTCTTTTCACGGAAGGGGGAGAAAGAGGTCAATTCCCCCCCTCCAGCAATAAAAAAATTGGATTATTCTCCCTTTTGTAAAAGAATAGGGCCTGATCAGAGGTAGAGAAGCGGAGAGTTAGGCAACAAAAAGCCCTCAGATTATGACAATCCAAGGGCAATGGTGGCGATCGCGCCTAGATGGATGATTCTCCTTAAAAGAAAAATCGGGACTCAGACCCAACCCGTGAGTAGAGGTCCCTCCAGTCCAGACTCGACCTAATTCCGTGGCGATCGCTTTAACGTTCGGCGATCGGAATATAAGGCGCGTTATGAGTTCCGGTATAAATTTGGGTCGGACGGTAAATCCGGTTTTCACCCAGTTGCTCTTTCCAATGAGCCAACCATCCTGCCACCCGGGAAATCGCGAAGATTGGCGTAAACAAATCCGTAGGAATCCCCAACTTCCGATAAACCAGACCCGAGTAAAAGTCCACATTGGCATAAATGCCTTTGTAAGCGAGTTTTTCCTCCACCACTCGCTCCAGCTCTACAGCAATGTCATAATAATTATCCCGGCCAAACTTCTCAAACAATTGTTCAGCGAGACTTTGGAGGATAATCGCTCGAGGATCCTTAACTTTGTAGACCCGGTGACCGAACCCCATAATCTTAGATTTAGTCTTCAGACAGTTTTCAATGTAGGGTCGGACATTTTCAACCGAGCCAATGGCCTCTAACATATCAATCACTTCTTCATTGGCCCCCCCATGTAAAGGACCAGCCAGAGTTCCCACCGCTGAAGCTACCACCGCATAAGGGTCCGTCAAGGTGGAAGCCGTCACCCTTGCTGAAAATGTCGAAGCATTGATGGTATGTTCTGCATGAAGAGTCAGGCAGATGTCGAACACACTAGCCTCTAGGGGATCTGGCTCTTGTTCGGTCAGCATATACAGAAAGTTGGCCGAATAGTCCAGATCGTCCCGAGGTTGAATCGGGTCATTCCCTTTCCGCATCATTTGGAATGCCGCCACCATTGTAGGAATTTTTGCCAACAACCGGACCGCAGCAGCGCGAATATAGGCTGGATCGTCTAAAGCCCGACGGGAATAGAATAAGCCGAGGGCAGCAGCTGAGGCTTGCAGGGCGTCCATCGGGTGACCGCTTTCGGGAAAACATTTCATCATGTCCCGAATGCGATATTTAATGCGGCGGTGGTAGCGAATTTCGTTCTCAAATGCGTCGAGTTCGTCCTGGGTCGGGAGTTCACCCCAGATCAATAAATAGGAGGTTTCCAGAAAGGTGCTTTTGAGGGCCAGCTCTTCGATGGGAATATTGCGATATTCCAAAATTCCTTTCTTCCCATCCACAAAACTGATACTGGATAGGGTGACCGGAACGCCTTCTAACCCGGGCTTAAATTCAAAACCGGTCTTTAGTTCGTCCGCGACAGTCATAGGTTTAGCCTTCGCTGTAATTAAATATCTTCAAGCTAACTTATCAGATCTCCTTGGACTGTTCCTGCTTTTACAAAAATCCTTTATAGAGCAGCCCCTGAACATCCACCGCAGGTAAGGGGATAAAAGGTTTGGATTTCAATGCTTTCAGAGCTTGGGGTGCAGAAATCACGCCGGAGGACGGACGACTGGTTAGTGATGAATTGATGATTTAGGTAACCCATCATCCATAACCAATCAGCAATTAATTTATAGCAATAATTTGGGGGAGGTCAGCCAAAATAGAGAGCTATTGCCCACCGGATCCCCAGTTTCAGGGATGACCAACCCAATCACCCCAGCTTTTTTGAGGAGCAGTCCTTCTTTGGCTTCTCCCCACACCAAAATTTCTGCCCAGTTGCCCTGATCCGGCTGATGTCCGACGAGGGCCAAACAATGGCCGCCATTTTGACGCCATTGTTGATACCAGTTCAGCCAGTTATTGATATCGCCATTCGGGACCAGGGAAGTGGATTCTTTAATCTGATGCCCCAAACCAGCGGTTTGGAGAATATCCGCCGTTTGCATTGCCCTCAGCAGAGGACTGGTCAAAATCAGCTCGAAATGAATATTCAAATGATGCAGACGGTTGGCGACTTTCCGGGTTTTTTGAATCCCCTCCTTGGTGAGCTGGCGCTTCTCGTCAGGGACATGATCTGCCCGGTTTTCGGCGATCCCATGCCGGATAAAATAAACTTTAGAGGGTGTTTTCATGAATCTCATTTTCCTGGTGAGGCTGGATTCCGGAGGGCGAAACCGTGAGCTAGACCGGAGAAATATTGCCCCGGTTGGAAACTGACCCAGGGGCCCAGAATGCCCCCGAGGGATATTTTCCTAAAGCGCCCCACTTGGGTTTAAGCTCTTGTGGAGTCGGGTTCTAGGGGTTGTCGTCAATGCCTAAAAACTAAAGTTCGCGCTGAAACTCTTCTAAAATGCTGAGGAGATCCATTTGTTCTCCGGTGGGAATCAGATCAACCAGGGGAATTTGTCGCCTTCCTCCCCCGAGATTGACATTGATTCCGGCGAGGACTTGGACCACATCGGATTCATTGACGGGTGCATTGTTGCTGACTAAGGGATAGAGTTGTTCAGCCACGAGGGTGTGGAGATGAGCGTCATCTAAGCGCAGCCGCCATTTGGCGACATCGATATAAACGCGATCGGCAATCTGAGCAGCCAGGGCTTCTATTTTTTCAGTGTTACTGGAATTAGCCATTAGATTCTTCGGAATAGTTTGCAATTGCGAAAATATAAACCCCATGAGCGATTAGCAGCAGTAGCCAAGCGCTGGTGAGCCAAGGGGTCCAGGGCCAGGGGGAAGATTGCCATGCCCGGAAAAACCAGAGCCCGGAATTGCTGGCCGCAAATAGGGCGACATGGACGGCGAAATTCATGCGATCGTCGAGTTTCCGGTAATCCGGTTCGCTGCGATCGGGTTGACGAGGCCAACGAGGTGGCATAGATTACCTTTTTTTTGAAATGAAGTTGCTCGGGTTTTGGTCCGGGCTTGTACTTTTAAAATTGTAAGTCTTCGCTACCTCGGATGAATGAGCGATCGCCCTTCATTGCCGTTGCCGGTCCTCGGTTTTTAGCCAAGATTTATTAACAAGCTTCCAAACTAGGGGGCTGTTCCATGCAGTTCCCGGAGGGATTACCGGACGAATTGCCCGATTCCCAGGGAGGAAGAAGATTTTTTCCCCAGTCTTAGTTCAAAAAACACAGGATAAAATGCAAGTAGCAACCTTCACCACCCCAACCACCCCAGCAGCTTTGTGATTCCTTCGCGCTTATTCCGGCAACATTCTCGCAATCGCCAGACCGCTCTGGCAATCATTCCCTTAGCTAATGAAGCAGCGACTTTTGACGCCTATCGACTCTTACAGTATCACGGGATTTCCCCGGAACATCTGGCGATTGTCGGTGAAGGGTACAGTTCTCCGTCTCGTGTAGGTTTATTAGAACCCATGCAAATTGCGGTGGACCAAGCTCGCCGGTTTTTGATGGTGTTTGCCACAATGGGGTTCCTGGTGGGGTCGGCATTGGTTTTGGCCTTACACCTGGGACTGATTAACCCCCTGGGTTTTAACCCGCTGTTGCTCATTCCGGGGGTTGTGGCGATCGCCGCTGTTTTGGGCGGAATGGTGGGCGGGTTAATCGGCTTTTTGGGCGAGGGTTCCACGGTGGGCGTTTATCATCATCATCTCCGCCAGGGCGGGTATTTGTTGATGATTGAAGGCTCCCAACAACTCGTGACCCTCGGTGAGCAGGTTCTCAAACCTTATGCCACTCCCAAAGCGTTTTAATTCGCTTGATAGTCTCCCGATTTTCCCCCAGTCTTGCTCTCTAGGCGAATGCTCTCAATGGCGATCGCCTTCGATAACGCTTTGGCCATGTCATAAAGGGTCAGTGCCGCCACGGAAACTGCCGTTAACGCTTCCATTTCTACCCCAGTTTCTGCTTTGGTTTTGACTTCGGCGAGAATCCGATATCCGGGAAGCTCCTCGTCGGGCAAAATCTCTACATCAATTTTGTGCAAGGGTAAGGGATGACACAACGGAATCAACCCCGAGGTTTGTTTGGCTCCTAAAATTCCCGCCAGTCTTGCCGTCCCTAAAACATCTCCTTTCGGTGCATTCCCGGCTTGAATCTGGTCAAACGTCGCCCGATCCATCCGGACCTGTCCCGAGGCGATCGCCTGCCGATGGGTGACTGCTTTTTCCGACACATCCACCATCCGCGCTTGTCCTTCAGCGTCTAAATGACTTAGCTGATAAGGGTTTGGGGAATTTTCAGAATTTTTTTGAAAAGGGGGTTTCATTTTCCAAAAGCCTGTGTTAGTATTATTAAGCGGTAAGGGCTTGTAGCTCAGTGGACTAGAGCACGTGGCTACGGACCACGGTGTCGGGGGTTCGAATCCCTCCTAGCCCGTTTATTACAATCTAAACAGATTTTGGGTGTTGAGTTAGCTTAGGATAACTCAGCACCCAAAATTTTTTGTTCCTCGGTCAGGATGACTTTTGCAGGGCATACAGGTCGCGATCGCGACCCAAAGCAAACTTCACCGATTGGCGTAAGTTCATATTGGACTGGGTAAGAAAAATCCCCAATGCTACGAAGGCCATCACCGAAGCGATCGCAAAAATATTTCGATAGCCTAAATCTTCCGCCATCACCCCCAAAATCGGCCCAGCCAAAGCGATCCCCAAATCAAACCCGCCAATACACATGGCAAACAATCGCCCCCGTTCCTGGGGTGCACAGCGGTCTGCAACCAGGGCCACCATCATCGGCAGAAACGTCCCTGCGCCACATCCTTCCACCGCCCCAGCCAGTAAAAAATCCCGGCTATCCTGGGCCGTCCACAGCAGCACCATTGCCAGACAGTAGGCCAGTAAACCCCCGGAAATAAATAATCCCCGTCCGTAACGGTCCGAGGCGCGACCCGTGAGCAGACGCATACTAAAACTTACACTCGCCGCTGCGGTATAAAACCATCCCGGATTAAAATCACTGGCGGTTTCCTTAATAAACAAGGGGACAAAGGTCGCCACCGCTCCAAAAACTAACCCGATTTGCAGCATCACCAGAGAGGGAATTCGGACGCGAGGACTCCATAACATCCGCCAAAATGAATCCGCTTTGGCGTTGGGAGTTGCTGAGTCTTTACCCAGTGCAGGGGAAGTTAAATCTTCCCGTAAAGGTTCACTGACGAAGTAGAGCAACAAGAAACTGAGCAGTCCCAATCCAAATGCCATAACAAACAGGGGAGGGTAACCGGCAGCTTCCAGTAAAAACCCTCCGAGGGCGGGTCCGATCGCAACCCCTAGGGGAGTGACCACACTCATATATCCAATTAATTCGCCTCGATTGCGATCGGGGGCTAAATCGGTGATTAAGGCACTGTAAGCGGTGGTAAAAGCAGCGACACTAATGCCGTGAAATGCCCGTAATGCCATCAATAGGGGAATGGAATCAGCGAAGAGATATCCCAAAGGGGCGATCGTTGCCACCGTGGTCCCCAACCGTAACACAATTTTGCGACCCCGGCGATCGCTCAGGGGTCCTAACCAAGCTCGGGAAGGCAGTAAACCCAGGGCAAATGCCCCCATCACCAGGCCGATTTGTCCTCTCGTCCCCCCGATATGCTCGACATAAAGCGGCAGTGTGGGCAGCAATGAAGCCAGAGAAGCCCAAAACAATAAGCCTGCGGCAAATAATCCCAACAGGCTATGGCGACGCTGCGGCTCTATCTCTAAAAATACCTTCAAAACCTTAGTTCCTTTTCTTCCACTGCAACA from Laspinema palackyanum D2c includes these protein-coding regions:
- a CDS encoding 2TM domain-containing protein; translation: MPPRWPRQPDRSEPDYRKLDDRMNFAVHVALFAASNSGLWFFRAWQSSPWPWTPWLTSAWLLLLIAHGVYIFAIANYSEESNG
- the sixA gene encoding phosphohistidine phosphatase SixA, producing the protein MKTPSKVYFIRHGIAENRADHVPDEKRQLTKEGIQKTRKVANRLHHLNIHFELILTSPLLRAMQTADILQTAGLGHQIKESTSLVPNGDINNWLNWYQQWRQNGGHCLALVGHQPDQGNWAEILVWGEAKEGLLLKKAGVIGLVIPETGDPVGNSSLFWLTSPKLLL
- a CDS encoding NADH-quinone oxidoreductase subunit J; protein product: MNLAEGVQIVSFGLLAVMMIGAALGVVLLSQVVYSAFLLGGVFISMAGLYLLLNADFVAAAQILIYVGAVNVLILFAIMLVNKQEDFTNLPNYWIRRGATALVALGLFALLSTMVLSTPWAVTPTAATAENTVVQIGEHLFSDFLLPFELASVLLLMAMVGAIILARRELIPPERKAQIDSAELDLKLPERPRTPVPALRGNRVETQE
- the nuoH gene encoding NADH-quinone oxidoreductase subunit NuoH; this encodes MNPGIDLQGSFIKALADLGLPAGAAKAIWMPIPMVLMLVVATIGVLVTVWLERKISAAVQQRIGPEYIGPLGILAPAADGLKLLFKEDILPAKADPILFTLGPVLVVVPVFASFLIVPFGQNLIISDVGVAIFLWISLSSIQPIGLLMAGYASNNKYSLIGGLRAAAQSISYEIPLALSVLAVVMMSNSLSTLDIVEQQSSYGIFGWNIWRQPLGFIIFWIAALAECERLPFDLPEAEEEIVAGYQTEYSGMKFALFYLGSYVNLVLSALLIAVLYLGGWESPIPVELLGQWLGVSETTPWLQVITGTLGITMTLLKAYFFVFLAILMRWTLPRVRIDQLLDLGWKFLLPVSLVNLLLTAALKLAFPVAFGG
- the ndhI gene encoding NAD(P)H-quinone oxidoreductase subunit I, giving the protein MLKFLNQVSNYAKETVQAAKYIGQGLSVTFDHMRRRPVTVQYPYEKLIPSERYRGRIHFEFDKCISCEVCVRVCPINLPVVDWEFNKETKKKQLKHYSIDFGVCIFCANCVEYCPTNCLSATEEYELSTYDRHELNFDNVAMGRLPYKVTDDPMVTPLRELAYLPKGVISPHDLPPNSRRAGLRPEEIREQMEQEQSTEKTEK
- a CDS encoding citrate synthase; translated protein: MTVADELKTGFEFKPGLEGVPVTLSSISFVDGKKGILEYRNIPIEELALKSTFLETSYLLIWGELPTQDELDAFENEIRYHRRIKYRIRDMMKCFPESGHPMDALQASAAALGLFYSRRALDDPAYIRAAAVRLLAKIPTMVAAFQMMRKGNDPIQPRDDLDYSANFLYMLTEQEPDPLEASVFDICLTLHAEHTINASTFSARVTASTLTDPYAVVASAVGTLAGPLHGGANEEVIDMLEAIGSVENVRPYIENCLKTKSKIMGFGHRVYKVKDPRAIILQSLAEQLFEKFGRDNYYDIAVELERVVEEKLAYKGIYANVDFYSGLVYRKLGIPTDLFTPIFAISRVAGWLAHWKEQLGENRIYRPTQIYTGTHNAPYIPIAER
- the moaC gene encoding cyclic pyranopterin monophosphate synthase MoaC, coding for MKPPFQKNSENSPNPYQLSHLDAEGQARMVDVSEKAVTHRQAIASGQVRMDRATFDQIQAGNAPKGDVLGTARLAGILGAKQTSGLIPLCHPLPLHKIDVEILPDEELPGYRILAEVKTKAETGVEMEALTAVSVAALTLYDMAKALSKAIAIESIRLESKTGGKSGDYQAN
- a CDS encoding MFS transporter, which codes for MKVFLEIEPQRRHSLLGLFAAGLLFWASLASLLPTLPLYVEHIGGTRGQIGLVMGAFALGLLPSRAWLGPLSDRRGRKIVLRLGTTVATIAPLGYLFADSIPLLMALRAFHGISVAAFTTAYSALITDLAPDRNRGELIGYMSVVTPLGVAIGPALGGFLLEAAGYPPLFVMAFGLGLLSFLLLYFVSEPLREDLTSPALGKDSATPNAKADSFWRMLWSPRVRIPSLVMLQIGLVFGAVATFVPLFIKETASDFNPGWFYTAAASVSFSMRLLTGRASDRYGRGLFISGGLLAYCLAMVLLWTAQDSRDFLLAGAVEGCGAGTFLPMMVALVADRCAPQERGRLFAMCIGGFDLGIALAGPILGVMAEDLGYRNIFAIASVMAFVALGIFLTQSNMNLRQSVKFALGRDRDLYALQKSS
- a CDS encoding DUF3181 family protein, which translates into the protein MANSSNTEKIEALAAQIADRVYIDVAKWRLRLDDAHLHTLVAEQLYPLVSNNAPVNESDVVQVLAGINVNLGGGRRQIPLVDLIPTGEQMDLLSILEEFQREL
- the nuoK gene encoding NADH-quinone oxidoreductase subunit NuoK; this translates as MQLEYFLVLAAALFCIGIYGLITSRNAVRVLMSIELLLNAVNLNLIAFSNFLDSATIKGQVFGVFVITVAAAEAAVGLAIVLAIYRNRDTVDMEQFNLLKW